A genomic segment from Bosea sp. OAE506 encodes:
- a CDS encoding iron ABC transporter permease, translating to MTLAAQTGWREAQGRPPWRRPALPAGLGLPVLVAAIALLLGGLPFLRLAGAALAPGGQFAPADALALLASRSAINATLHTLETAGLSALGALLIGGAAAILLSVTDMRGKRPIAFALVFSMMIAPQVAALAFLSLLAPQSPILALIGLAPPPGTPNPLLGRGGIALVMALHHAPLVAITLWTGLRSVPHSLIEAAQMEGAGPATIIGRVLLPVLRPQIVAAALLAFVAGIGNFGIPALLGLPVNYLTLPTLIYRRLSSFGPAGLPDAAALSILVGLVAALGIAAGMLATRRAGGKVEIERPLEPFWALGRARPFVTGGLLLLLVIKLGLPFLALLAEALTPALGVALTWQSLTFDKFTEVLLRQDVTMRAFRNSFLFAGSAALILALASIAFAYALERRMGRLRRIVEAVIELPYALPGVVLAIACILMFLKPLPLLGVSIYATPFIILFAYLARFLPLALKAPLAAMAQIEAHHEEAARLDGVTLWQMLRFIVAPILAPAAVVSALMVFLVAFNELTVSALLWSSGTETLGVVLFSLKEAGLAGEAAAVAISASAVILIAMLTLDRLARRLPGNVLPWRI from the coding sequence GTGACGCTCGCCGCGCAGACAGGTTGGCGGGAGGCGCAGGGCCGACCTCCCTGGCGGCGCCCGGCCCTGCCGGCCGGGCTCGGCCTGCCCGTGCTGGTCGCCGCCATCGCGCTGCTGCTCGGCGGTCTTCCCTTCCTGCGTCTTGCGGGGGCGGCCCTCGCCCCCGGCGGCCAGTTCGCGCCCGCCGATGCGCTCGCCCTGCTCGCCAGCCGGTCTGCCATCAACGCAACGCTGCACACGCTGGAGACGGCCGGCCTCTCGGCGCTGGGCGCGCTGCTGATCGGCGGCGCGGCGGCCATCCTGCTCAGTGTCACCGACATGCGCGGCAAGAGGCCGATCGCCTTCGCGTTGGTCTTCTCGATGATGATCGCGCCGCAGGTCGCGGCGCTCGCCTTCCTCAGCCTGTTGGCGCCGCAATCGCCGATCCTGGCATTGATCGGCCTCGCGCCGCCCCCCGGCACGCCGAACCCGCTGCTCGGCCGCGGCGGCATCGCGCTGGTGATGGCGTTGCACCATGCGCCGCTCGTCGCGATTACGCTCTGGACCGGCCTGCGCAGCGTGCCCCACTCCCTGATCGAGGCCGCCCAGATGGAGGGCGCCGGGCCTGCGACCATCATCGGCCGCGTGCTGCTGCCGGTGCTGCGGCCGCAGATCGTCGCTGCCGCGCTGCTCGCCTTCGTTGCGGGCATCGGCAATTTCGGGATTCCCGCGCTGCTCGGACTGCCCGTGAACTATCTCACGCTGCCGACGCTGATCTACCGGCGCCTGTCCAGCTTCGGCCCCGCAGGCCTGCCGGACGCGGCGGCCCTGTCGATCCTGGTCGGGCTCGTCGCAGCGCTCGGCATTGCGGCCGGAATGCTGGCGACGCGACGCGCCGGCGGCAAGGTCGAGATCGAGCGGCCGCTGGAGCCGTTCTGGGCGCTGGGCCGGGCGCGGCCCTTCGTCACCGGCGGGCTGCTGCTGCTGCTGGTGATCAAGCTCGGACTGCCGTTTCTCGCCCTGCTGGCTGAGGCGCTGACGCCGGCTCTCGGCGTTGCCCTGACCTGGCAGAGTCTGACCTTCGACAAATTCACCGAGGTGCTGCTGCGGCAGGACGTGACGATGCGGGCCTTCCGCAACTCCTTCCTCTTCGCCGGCAGCGCCGCGCTGATCCTCGCGCTCGCCTCGATCGCCTTCGCCTATGCGCTCGAGCGGCGGATGGGCAGGCTGCGCCGCATCGTCGAGGCGGTCATCGAGCTGCCCTATGCGCTGCCCGGCGTGGTGCTCGCCATCGCCTGCATCCTGATGTTCCTGAAGCCGCTGCCGCTTCTGGGCGTCAGCATCTATGCAACGCCCTTCATCATCCTGTTCGCCTATCTCGCGCGGTTCCTGCCGCTCGCGCTCAAGGCCCCGCTCGCCGCCATGGCGCAGATCGAGGCGCATCACGAGGAGGCGGCACGGCTGGACGGCGTGACCCTCTGGCAGATGCTGCGCTTCATCGTGGCGCCTATCCTCGCGCCTGCGGCCGTGGTCAGCGCCCTGATGGTGTTCCTCGTCGCCTTCAACGAACTGACCGTCTCGGCGCTGCTGTGGTCGTCCGGCACGGAGACGCTGGGCGTCGTGCTGTTCTCGCTCAAGGAAGCGGGCCTGGCCGGCGAGGCGGCGGCCGTCGCGATCAGCGCCTCGGCCGTGATCCTCATCGCGATGCTGACGCTCGACCGGCTGGCGCGGCGCCTGCCCGGCAACGTGCTGCCCTGGCGAATCTAG
- a CDS encoding LysR family transcriptional regulator has protein sequence MERFDWDDLRFFLAVARSGRLTAAARRLGADHATVSRRITSLEESLKAKLFERRPQGYTLTAHGERLLVRAENMETDALAIQSDIGGADMALAGTVRIGAPDGFGTVFLAPRLAKLAGVYPGLELQLIAMPRLLSLSKREADVAITLAPPKEGKVVARKLSDYRLGLYASRAYLDTMPPVTKPEDLFAHRIVGYIDDLIFTPELDYLDEIAKGLRAQVQSSSVLAQMNAVVSGAGIGVIHHFMAEDEPRLVPVLPETVSITRSFWLLVHADLKDVARVRAIVDFIVREAKASRALLMGEGQAAGQSA, from the coding sequence ATGGAGCGGTTCGACTGGGACGATCTGCGCTTCTTCCTGGCGGTGGCCCGCTCCGGCCGCCTGACCGCCGCTGCCCGGCGCCTGGGCGCCGATCACGCCACCGTTTCGCGACGCATCACCTCGCTGGAAGAATCGCTCAAGGCCAAGCTCTTCGAGCGGCGCCCCCAGGGCTATACCCTGACCGCCCATGGCGAACGCCTGCTGGTGCGCGCGGAGAACATGGAAACCGATGCGCTGGCGATCCAGAGCGACATCGGCGGAGCCGACATGGCGCTGGCCGGCACGGTCCGCATCGGCGCGCCGGACGGGTTCGGCACCGTCTTCCTGGCGCCGCGCCTGGCCAAGCTCGCCGGCGTCTATCCCGGTCTGGAGTTGCAGCTCATCGCGATGCCCCGGCTGCTCTCGCTCTCGAAGCGCGAGGCCGATGTCGCGATCACGCTCGCCCCGCCCAAGGAGGGCAAGGTCGTCGCCCGCAAGCTCTCGGATTATCGTCTCGGCCTCTATGCCAGCCGGGCCTATCTCGACACCATGCCCCCGGTAACCAAGCCGGAGGATCTCTTCGCCCACCGCATCGTCGGCTATATCGACGACCTCATCTTCACCCCCGAACTCGACTATCTCGACGAGATCGCCAAGGGCCTGCGCGCTCAGGTGCAGAGCTCGAGCGTGCTGGCGCAGATGAATGCCGTCGTCTCGGGAGCGGGGATCGGCGTCATCCACCATTTCATGGCGGAGGACGAGCCGCGCCTGGTGCCGGTCCTGCCCGAGACCGTCTCGATCACGCGGTCCTTCTGGCTGCTTGTCCATGCCGATCTGAAGGATGTCGCACGTGTGCGGGCGATCGTCGATTTCATCGTCCGCGAGGCCAAGGCGAGCCGCGCCCTGCTGATGGGCGAGGGGCAGGCGGCAGGTCAGTCGGCCTGA
- a CDS encoding thiamine pyrophosphate-binding protein, with the protein MALRTGGQILVDQLLIHGATDAFCVPGESYLAVLDALHDAKLKVTICRAEGGACMMAEAAGKLTGKPGICFVTRGPGATNASPGVHIAHQDSTPLILFVGQIDRSMREREAFQELDYRAVFGTMTKWATEIDQAERIPEIISRAFHVATSGRPGPVVIALPEDMLTDVVEAVDAEPYQVTETHPSLLQTIDLQKRLWAAKSPVAILGGSRWDPQAIARFQRFAERFDLPVAVSFRRQMLFPADHPNFAGDLGIGPNPKLLARIKESDLVILVGGRLSEMPSQSYSLFGIPNPGRPLVHVHPDPEELGRVYRPSLAINASPTAFCAALETVHPPQEIAWAGAAAAAHEAYLGWSEQPAPVAGTFHPGEMVRWLRNHLPDDAILCNGAGNYATWVHRFHRFTKFATQLAPTSGSMGYGVPAAIGAKRLYPERTVVAFAGDGCFLMNGQDFATAVQYDLPVIVVVVDNGMYGTIRMHQEREYPGRVSATTLKNPDFAAYARAFGGHGERVETTEQFGPAFERAQASGKPAIIHCLLDPEAITPARSLSTIRAEALAAKG; encoded by the coding sequence ATGGCACTACGCACCGGCGGGCAGATCCTCGTCGACCAACTCCTGATCCATGGCGCCACCGACGCGTTTTGCGTGCCCGGCGAGAGCTATCTCGCCGTGCTCGACGCGCTGCACGACGCCAAGCTGAAGGTCACGATCTGCCGGGCCGAGGGCGGCGCCTGCATGATGGCCGAGGCCGCCGGCAAGCTCACGGGCAAGCCCGGCATCTGCTTCGTCACGCGCGGGCCGGGCGCCACCAACGCCTCGCCGGGCGTCCATATCGCGCATCAGGATTCGACGCCGCTGATCCTGTTCGTCGGCCAGATCGACCGCTCGATGCGCGAGCGCGAGGCCTTCCAGGAACTCGACTACCGCGCCGTCTTCGGCACCATGACAAAATGGGCGACCGAGATCGACCAGGCCGAGCGCATCCCCGAGATCATCAGCCGCGCCTTCCATGTCGCGACATCGGGCCGGCCCGGGCCGGTCGTAATCGCGCTGCCGGAGGACATGCTGACGGACGTCGTCGAAGCGGTCGATGCCGAACCCTATCAGGTGACCGAGACCCACCCCTCCCTGCTGCAGACGATCGACCTGCAAAAGCGGCTCTGGGCGGCGAAGTCGCCGGTCGCGATCCTCGGCGGTTCGCGCTGGGACCCGCAGGCGATCGCGCGCTTCCAGCGCTTCGCAGAGCGCTTCGACCTCCCCGTCGCCGTCTCCTTCCGGCGGCAGATGCTGTTCCCGGCCGACCACCCGAACTTCGCCGGCGATCTCGGCATCGGTCCCAACCCCAAGTTGCTGGCGCGGATCAAGGAGAGCGATCTCGTCATCCTCGTCGGCGGGCGGCTCTCGGAGATGCCGAGCCAGTCCTACTCGCTGTTCGGCATTCCCAATCCGGGCCGCCCGCTGGTGCATGTCCATCCCGACCCCGAGGAGCTGGGACGGGTCTACCGGCCGTCGCTGGCGATCAATGCCTCGCCGACCGCCTTCTGCGCTGCGCTGGAGACGGTGCACCCGCCGCAGGAAATTGCCTGGGCCGGAGCCGCGGCTGCGGCGCATGAGGCCTATCTCGGCTGGAGCGAGCAGCCGGCACCGGTCGCCGGCACGTTCCACCCGGGCGAGATGGTGCGCTGGCTGCGCAACCACCTCCCGGACGATGCGATCCTGTGCAATGGCGCGGGCAATTACGCGACCTGGGTGCACCGCTTCCACCGCTTCACAAAATTCGCGACGCAGCTGGCCCCCACCTCGGGCTCGATGGGCTATGGCGTGCCCGCCGCGATCGGCGCCAAGCGGCTCTATCCGGAGCGCACCGTCGTGGCCTTCGCCGGCGACGGCTGCTTCCTGATGAACGGACAGGATTTTGCGACCGCCGTGCAGTACGACCTGCCGGTCATCGTCGTCGTCGTCGACAACGGCATGTACGGGACGATCCGGATGCATCAGGAGCGGGAGTATCCCGGCCGCGTCTCGGCGACGACGCTGAAGAACCCCGACTTCGCCGCCTATGCGCGGGCCTTCGGCGGCCATGGCGAGCGGGTCGAGACAACCGAGCAGTTCGGGCCCGCCTTCGAGCGGGCGCAGGCCTCCGGCAAGCCGGCGATCATCCACTGCCTGCTCGATCCCGAGGCGATCACCCCAGCCCGCTCGCTCTCGACGATCCGGGCGGAAGCACTGGCGGCGAAGGGCTGA
- a CDS encoding CoA-acylating methylmalonate-semialdehyde dehydrogenase, with the protein MRQVGHFIGGKHVAGTSGRSADIYQPMDGSVIGKVALASAAELRAAVENAAEAQPKWAAVNPQRRARVLMKFLDLIAQNNDELAELLAREHGKTIPDAKGDIQRGVEVVEFSLGVPNLMKGEFTDGAGPGIDIYSLRQPLGVCAGITPFNFPAMIPLWKLGPAIACGNAFILKPSERDPGVPMRLAELFIEAGGPPGILNVVNGDKEAVDAILDDPDIKAVGFVGSTPIAEYIYARGCANGKRVQCFGGAKNHMIIMPDADMDQAVDALIGAGYGSAGERCMAISVAVPVGKATADELVKRLIPRVESLKIGPSTDASADYGPVVTKAAMEKIKAYVDTGIEEGASLVVDGRDFTMQGYENGFYVGGCLFDNVTKDMRIYKEEIFGPVLSVLRAESYDEALKLTNDHEYGNGTAIFTRDGDAARDFASKVQVGMVGINVPIPVPLAYYTFGGWKRSSFGDLNQHGPDSIRFYTKTKTVTARWPSGIKDGASFVIPTMG; encoded by the coding sequence ATGCGTCAGGTCGGGCACTTCATTGGCGGCAAGCATGTCGCCGGCACCTCGGGGCGCAGCGCCGACATCTACCAGCCGATGGACGGCTCGGTGATCGGCAAGGTCGCGCTGGCCTCGGCCGCCGAGTTGCGCGCCGCCGTCGAAAACGCCGCCGAGGCCCAGCCGAAATGGGCGGCGGTCAATCCGCAGCGCCGCGCCCGCGTGCTGATGAAGTTCCTCGACCTGATCGCGCAGAACAACGACGAACTGGCCGAACTGCTCGCCCGCGAGCACGGCAAGACCATTCCCGACGCCAAGGGCGACATCCAGCGCGGCGTCGAGGTGGTCGAGTTCTCGCTCGGCGTCCCCAACCTGATGAAGGGCGAGTTTACCGACGGCGCCGGCCCCGGCATCGACATCTATTCGCTGCGCCAGCCGCTGGGCGTCTGCGCCGGCATCACCCCGTTCAACTTCCCGGCGATGATCCCGCTCTGGAAGCTCGGCCCTGCCATCGCCTGCGGCAACGCCTTCATCCTGAAGCCCTCCGAGCGTGATCCGGGCGTGCCGATGCGCCTGGCCGAGCTGTTCATCGAGGCGGGCGGCCCTCCCGGCATCCTCAACGTCGTCAACGGCGACAAGGAGGCTGTCGATGCCATCCTCGACGACCCCGACATCAAGGCCGTCGGCTTCGTCGGGTCGACCCCGATCGCGGAGTACATCTACGCCCGCGGCTGCGCCAACGGTAAGCGCGTGCAGTGCTTCGGCGGCGCCAAGAACCACATGATCATCATGCCCGACGCCGACATGGACCAGGCGGTCGACGCGCTGATCGGCGCCGGCTATGGCTCGGCCGGCGAGCGCTGCATGGCGATCTCGGTCGCTGTTCCGGTCGGCAAGGCCACCGCCGACGAGCTGGTGAAGCGCCTGATCCCGCGGGTCGAGAGCCTGAAGATCGGCCCTTCGACCGACGCATCGGCCGACTACGGCCCGGTTGTGACCAAGGCGGCGATGGAGAAGATCAAGGCCTATGTCGACACCGGCATCGAGGAGGGCGCGAGCCTCGTCGTCGACGGGCGCGACTTCACCATGCAGGGCTATGAGAACGGCTTCTATGTCGGCGGCTGCCTGTTCGACAACGTGACCAAGGACATGCGCATCTACAAGGAGGAGATCTTCGGGCCCGTCCTCTCCGTGCTGCGCGCCGAGAGCTATGACGAGGCGCTGAAGCTCACCAACGACCACGAATACGGCAACGGCACCGCGATCTTCACCCGCGATGGCGATGCGGCGCGCGATTTCGCCTCGAAGGTCCAGGTCGGCATGGTCGGCATCAACGTGCCGATCCCGGTGCCGCTGGCCTATTACACCTTCGGCGGCTGGAAGCGCTCGTCCTTCGGCGACCTGAACCAGCATGGCCCGGACTCGATCCGCTTCTACACCAAGACCAAGACGGTGACGGCGCGCTGGCCGAGCGGCATCAAGGACGGCGCGAGCTTCGTCATCCCGACGATGGGTTGA
- the tal gene encoding transaldolase: MTASKLDQLRQMTTVVADTGDIEAVRRLAPVDCTTNPTLILKAVETPAYADLVEEAVTWGKKSGSGESTVHAVCDRLAVTFGAELTKIVPGRVSTEVDADLSFDTQATIGKARALIAAYKERGIEKDRILVKIASTWEGIQAAKVLQAEGIDCNLTLLFSLPQAAACADAGAFLISPFVGRILDWHVKAGGGPYTAETDPGVVSVRTIYDYYKAYGIGTVVMGASFRNIGEIEALAGCDRLTIGPSLLDELAAATGELPRKLSPEAAREAPARLHLDEKAFRFALNQDAMATEKLAEGIRGFVKDLVGLRKLVAARLV; the protein is encoded by the coding sequence ATGACCGCCTCCAAGCTCGACCAGCTCCGCCAGATGACCACCGTCGTCGCCGATACCGGCGACATCGAAGCGGTCCGCCGGCTGGCGCCCGTCGATTGCACCACGAATCCGACACTGATCCTGAAGGCTGTCGAGACGCCGGCCTATGCCGATCTGGTCGAGGAGGCCGTGACCTGGGGAAAGAAGTCGGGCAGCGGGGAATCGACGGTGCACGCCGTCTGCGACCGGCTGGCGGTCACCTTCGGCGCTGAGCTGACCAAGATCGTCCCCGGGCGCGTCTCGACCGAGGTCGACGCCGACTTGTCCTTCGATACGCAGGCCACGATCGGGAAGGCGCGCGCGCTCATCGCCGCCTATAAGGAGCGCGGAATCGAGAAGGATCGCATCCTCGTCAAGATCGCGTCGACCTGGGAAGGCATCCAGGCGGCGAAGGTGCTGCAGGCGGAGGGGATCGACTGCAACCTGACGCTGCTCTTCAGCCTGCCGCAGGCGGCAGCCTGCGCGGATGCCGGGGCCTTCCTGATCTCGCCCTTCGTCGGCCGCATCCTGGACTGGCACGTCAAGGCCGGCGGCGGTCCCTACACCGCCGAGACCGATCCCGGCGTCGTTTCGGTGCGCACCATCTACGACTACTACAAGGCCTATGGCATCGGCACGGTGGTGATGGGCGCGTCCTTCCGCAACATCGGCGAGATCGAGGCGCTGGCGGGCTGCGACCGTTTGACGATCGGCCCCTCCCTGCTCGACGAACTCGCGGCCGCGACCGGCGAGTTGCCCCGCAAGCTCTCGCCCGAGGCTGCGCGCGAGGCGCCCGCACGGCTCCATCTCGACGAGAAGGCCTTCCGCTTCGCGCTCAATCAGGATGCGATGGCGACCGAGAAACTGGCCGAGGGCATTCGCGGCTTCGTCAAGGACCTGGTGGGCCTGCGAAAGCTCGTCGCAGCCCGCCTCGTCTGA
- the nudC gene encoding NAD(+) diphosphatase translates to MNDASRPRERSALTGFAVNTLDRREDLRNNPDAVNALRHRSDTRIAVVAGETPILKRLDGEALSIWFTHGETQSLGDGLEEAFLGLAPDGAPRFGRLLDRAQADVLRARPELVVSDLRSVALKCLVPEDEVGPLGQAKALLDWHARHRFCAQCGGPTHLGASGWKRECSACGAQHFPRTDPVVIMLVTRGETCLMARQARFAPGMYSCIAGFVEPGETFEDAVRRESWEEAGLRVGTVRYIASQPWPFPSSLMIGCIAEALNDEIVLDMTELEAGRWFTRDEALAMLDGTHPEGFTSPQHLAIANTLLRAWAVEGERA, encoded by the coding sequence ATGAACGACGCCTCTCGTCCCCGCGAACGCTCGGCCCTCACCGGCTTTGCCGTCAACACGCTCGACCGCCGCGAGGACCTGCGCAATAACCCCGACGCTGTGAATGCGCTGCGCCACCGCTCGGACACCCGCATCGCGGTGGTGGCGGGCGAGACGCCGATCCTCAAGCGGCTCGACGGCGAGGCGCTCTCGATCTGGTTCACCCATGGCGAGACGCAGTCCCTCGGCGACGGGCTGGAGGAGGCCTTCCTCGGCCTCGCGCCTGATGGCGCCCCGCGCTTCGGACGGCTGCTGGACCGGGCGCAGGCAGATGTGCTGCGGGCGCGGCCCGAGCTGGTCGTCAGCGATCTGCGCTCGGTCGCACTGAAGTGCCTGGTCCCCGAGGACGAGGTCGGCCCACTCGGCCAGGCCAAGGCGCTGCTGGACTGGCATGCGCGGCACCGGTTCTGCGCCCAGTGCGGCGGACCGACCCATCTCGGCGCATCGGGCTGGAAGCGCGAATGCAGCGCCTGCGGCGCCCAGCATTTCCCGCGCACCGACCCCGTCGTGATCATGCTGGTGACGCGCGGCGAGACCTGCTTGATGGCGCGCCAGGCGCGATTCGCGCCGGGGATGTATTCCTGCATCGCCGGCTTCGTCGAGCCCGGCGAGACCTTCGAGGACGCGGTACGCCGCGAGAGCTGGGAAGAAGCCGGCCTCCGCGTCGGCACCGTCCGCTACATCGCTTCGCAGCCCTGGCCCTTCCCTTCCTCGCTGATGATCGGCTGCATCGCGGAAGCGCTGAACGACGAGATCGTGCTCGACATGACCGAGCTTGAGGCCGGGCGCTGGTTCACCCGCGACGAGGCGCTGGCGATGCTGGACGGCACCCATCCCGAGGGCTTCACCAGCCCGCAGCATCTCGCCATCGCCAACACGCTGCTGCGGGCCTGGGCGGTCGAGGGCGAGCGCGCCTAG
- the mmsB gene encoding 3-hydroxyisobutyrate dehydrogenase translates to MTSIAFIGLGNMGGPMAGNLVKAGHEVRAFDLVQASKDAAAELGVAIAGSAQEAVADADVVVTMLPAGKHVLAVWGDVLPRVKSGALLIDCSTVDVESARKAHGLAGERGCLSLDAPVSGGTGGAKGGTLTFMVGGAEEAFALGEPILKAMGRRIVHCGAAGNGQAAKICNNMILGISMIGVSEAFVLAEKLGLSHQALFDVASTSSGQCWSLTTYCPVPGPVPTSPANNEYKPGFASALMLKDLKLSQEAAQAAGASTPLGAAATQLYGLHNAWGEGGADFSAIVHLLRGRTAS, encoded by the coding sequence ATGACCAGCATCGCCTTCATCGGCCTCGGCAATATGGGCGGCCCGATGGCCGGGAATCTCGTCAAGGCGGGGCATGAGGTCCGCGCCTTCGATCTGGTTCAGGCGTCGAAGGATGCCGCCGCCGAACTCGGCGTGGCGATCGCCGGCTCGGCACAGGAGGCCGTCGCGGACGCCGATGTCGTCGTCACCATGCTGCCGGCCGGCAAGCATGTGCTCGCCGTCTGGGGCGACGTGCTGCCCCGCGTGAAGAGCGGCGCCCTGCTGATCGACTGCTCGACCGTCGATGTCGAAAGCGCGCGCAAGGCCCATGGGCTGGCTGGCGAGCGCGGCTGTCTCTCGCTCGACGCCCCGGTCTCGGGCGGCACCGGCGGCGCCAAGGGCGGAACCCTGACCTTCATGGTCGGCGGCGCGGAAGAGGCCTTCGCGCTGGGCGAGCCGATCCTGAAGGCGATGGGCCGCCGCATCGTGCATTGCGGCGCCGCCGGAAACGGCCAGGCCGCCAAGATCTGCAACAACATGATCCTGGGTATCTCGATGATCGGCGTTTCGGAAGCCTTCGTGCTGGCAGAGAAGCTAGGCCTTTCGCATCAGGCGCTGTTCGACGTCGCCTCGACCTCTTCGGGCCAGTGCTGGTCGCTGACGACCTACTGCCCGGTGCCGGGCCCCGTGCCCACCTCGCCGGCCAACAACGAGTACAAGCCCGGCTTCGCCTCGGCCCTGATGCTGAAGGATCTCAAGCTCTCGCAGGAGGCCGCCCAGGCGGCCGGCGCCTCGACGCCGCTCGGCGCGGCGGCGACGCAACTCTACGGGCTACACAACGCCTGGGGTGAAGGCGGAGCGGACTTCTCCGCCATCGTCCATCTGCTGCGCGGACGCACTGCCTCGTAA
- a CDS encoding isobutyryl-CoA dehydrogenase, whose protein sequence is MFALSEDQLAIQEMATAFAADTLAPNAMRWDEEKHFPVDEMRQAAALGMGGIYIAEDVGGSGLSRLDAALIFEALSTGCPTVAAYISIHNMCAWMIDRYGSAEQRASFLPKLCTMEHLASYCLTEPGAGSDAAALKTKAVLDGDHYILDGQKQFISGAGVSDLYVVMVRTGEAGPSGISTLVVEKGTPGLSFGANEKKMGWNAQPTRAVIFENCRVPVANRLGPEGIGFKIAMAGLDGGRLNIGACSLGGAQSALDKALAYAGERKAFGSRIADFQALQFKLADMATELEAARSLLWRAAAALDAKTPDATKLCAMAKRVATDTGFTVANDALQIHGGYGYLADYGIEKIVRDLRVHQILEGTNEVMRMIVARGLVGRAKGN, encoded by the coding sequence ATGTTCGCGCTGAGCGAGGACCAACTCGCCATCCAGGAGATGGCCACCGCCTTCGCCGCCGATACGCTGGCGCCCAACGCCATGCGCTGGGACGAGGAGAAGCATTTCCCCGTCGACGAGATGCGCCAGGCGGCGGCGCTGGGCATGGGCGGCATCTATATCGCCGAGGATGTCGGCGGGTCGGGTCTGTCGCGGCTCGATGCGGCGCTGATCTTCGAGGCGCTCTCGACCGGCTGTCCGACGGTGGCGGCCTATATCTCGATCCACAACATGTGCGCCTGGATGATCGACCGCTACGGCTCGGCCGAGCAGCGGGCGTCCTTCCTGCCGAAGCTCTGCACGATGGAGCATCTGGCGAGCTATTGCCTGACCGAGCCCGGTGCCGGCTCGGACGCGGCGGCCTTGAAGACGAAGGCGGTCCTCGACGGCGACCATTACATCCTCGACGGCCAGAAGCAGTTCATCTCGGGCGCCGGCGTCTCCGACCTCTATGTCGTGATGGTGCGCACCGGCGAGGCCGGCCCCTCGGGCATCTCGACCCTCGTCGTCGAGAAGGGCACGCCCGGCCTCTCATTCGGCGCCAACGAGAAGAAAATGGGCTGGAACGCGCAGCCGACGCGCGCCGTGATCTTCGAGAATTGCCGCGTCCCCGTCGCCAACCGGCTCGGGCCCGAGGGCATCGGCTTCAAGATCGCGATGGCGGGGCTCGATGGCGGGCGGCTCAACATCGGCGCCTGCTCGCTCGGCGGCGCGCAAAGCGCCCTCGACAAGGCGCTGGCCTATGCCGGGGAGCGCAAGGCCTTCGGCTCGCGCATCGCGGATTTCCAGGCGTTGCAATTCAAGCTCGCTGACATGGCCACCGAACTCGAAGCGGCCCGCAGCCTGCTCTGGCGGGCGGCAGCGGCACTGGATGCCAAGACGCCGGACGCCACGAAGCTCTGCGCCATGGCCAAGCGCGTCGCGACCGATACGGGCTTCACCGTCGCCAACGACGCCCTCCAGATCCATGGCGGCTATGGCTATCTCGCCGATTACGGGATCGAGAAGATCGTCCGCGACCTGCGCGTCCATCAGATCCTCGAGGGCACCAACGAGGTCATGCGGATGATCGTGGCGCGCGGTCTGGTCGGCCGGGCCAAGGGGAATTGA
- a CDS encoding ABC transporter substrate-binding protein: MRFKASVRALATGLFASLSAALLPAVPALAVEGKLVLYTSQPNTDAQQTIDAFKAKHPKVEISFVRDGTPRVMAKLRAEFEAGTPQADLLLIADAVTMEGLKKEDRLLAHEKADISAYPAGVHDKAKFWFATKLITTGIVYNTKAPMKPSSWLDLTKPEAKNLLAMPSPLNSGAAMIHTLTLAGNLPTGWGFYEALQANGALAAGANGDILRQVATGEKLYGMIVDFMPIREKAKGAPVEFVFPSEGVSAVSEPVAILKTSKNPEAAKAFVDFLLSKEGQELALKQGYVAAHPDVALPAGYPARSAIKLMPFDAAKALADEPAARKRFSAIFE, from the coding sequence ATGCGCTTCAAGGCGTCCGTCCGCGCCCTCGCCACCGGCCTCTTCGCCAGCCTCTCCGCCGCGCTCCTGCCGGCCGTCCCGGCCCTGGCGGTCGAAGGCAAGCTCGTTCTCTACACCAGCCAGCCCAATACCGACGCCCAGCAGACCATCGATGCCTTCAAGGCGAAGCATCCGAAAGTCGAGATCAGCTTCGTGCGCGATGGCACGCCCCGCGTGATGGCGAAGCTGCGGGCGGAGTTCGAGGCCGGTACGCCCCAGGCCGACCTGCTGCTGATCGCCGACGCGGTCACCATGGAAGGGCTGAAGAAGGAAGATCGGCTGCTGGCGCATGAGAAGGCCGACATCTCAGCCTACCCCGCCGGCGTGCACGACAAGGCGAAGTTCTGGTTTGCGACCAAGCTGATCACCACAGGCATCGTCTACAACACCAAGGCGCCGATGAAGCCATCGAGCTGGCTCGACCTGACCAAGCCCGAGGCCAAGAACCTGCTGGCCATGCCAAGCCCACTGAATTCCGGCGCAGCCATGATCCACACCCTGACGCTGGCCGGCAACCTGCCGACGGGCTGGGGCTTCTATGAGGCGCTGCAGGCCAATGGCGCGCTCGCCGCCGGTGCCAATGGCGACATCCTCCGCCAGGTCGCCACCGGCGAGAAGCTCTACGGGATGATCGTCGACTTCATGCCGATCCGCGAGAAGGCCAAGGGTGCGCCGGTTGAGTTCGTCTTCCCGAGCGAAGGCGTCTCCGCCGTCAGCGAGCCGGTCGCGATCCTGAAGACCAGCAAGAACCCCGAAGCCGCCAAGGCGTTCGTCGATTTCCTGCTCTCGAAGGAAGGCCAGGAACTCGCCCTCAAGCAGGGCTATGTCGCGGCACATCCCGACGTCGCCCTGCCCGCCGGCTACCCTGCCCGCAGCGCCATCAAGCTGATGCCGTTCGATGCCGCCAAGGCGCTGGCCGACGAACCCGCTGCCCGCAAGCGGTTCAGCGCGATCTTCGAGTGA